The Bacteroidota bacterium genome contains a region encoding:
- a CDS encoding Gfo/Idh/MocA family oxidoreductase, giving the protein MKTAVIGVGHLGKLHTKMYAQLPSSELIGVYDVNQEQAQTVAGEFKTRAWSSMEDLIREADAISVVTSTPHHHDVAMKVIAAGKHLFIEKPITTTLTEARAVIDAARSAGVTLQVGHIERFNPAVLALEKYDIKPMFIESHRLAQFKLRGSDVAVVLDLMIHDIDIILHLVRSPVTRVDANGVGIVSGSIDIANARLQFENGCVANVTASRISQRPMRKMRIFQENAYLSVDFSEGNCEVFRLASPDEPSGGLAMMLGQIDVGPVKRNIVYEQPEKPDVNALSWELDRFLKAAATGTEPPVTGEDGYRALEVAQMIIREIQTNLKKIAVV; this is encoded by the coding sequence ATGAAAACCGCCGTTATCGGGGTCGGTCATCTGGGTAAACTGCATACGAAGATGTATGCGCAACTGCCATCTTCCGAGCTGATCGGGGTGTATGATGTCAATCAGGAACAGGCACAGACGGTAGCCGGAGAGTTTAAAACCCGCGCCTGGTCCTCCATGGAGGATCTGATCAGAGAAGCAGATGCCATCAGTGTGGTGACATCCACCCCGCACCATCACGACGTGGCCATGAAGGTCATCGCGGCTGGCAAGCACCTCTTTATCGAAAAACCCATCACCACCACGCTGACCGAAGCACGTGCCGTTATCGACGCCGCCCGGTCTGCTGGCGTGACCCTTCAGGTCGGACATATTGAACGATTCAATCCGGCTGTGCTGGCGCTGGAGAAGTACGACATCAAACCCATGTTCATCGAATCGCACCGGCTGGCCCAGTTTAAACTTCGCGGCAGCGATGTAGCCGTGGTTCTCGATCTGATGATTCACGACATCGACATCATCCTTCACCTCGTCCGGTCGCCGGTCACCCGGGTGGATGCCAATGGGGTGGGGATCGTTTCGGGAAGCATCGACATTGCCAACGCCCGGTTGCAGTTCGAAAACGGCTGCGTGGCCAATGTGACAGCCTCCCGCATCAGTCAGCGACCCATGCGGAAAATGCGGATCTTTCAGGAAAATGCGTACCTCTCGGTGGATTTCTCGGAAGGAAACTGTGAAGTTTTCCGGCTGGCCTCTCCCGATGAACCGTCGGGCGGATTGGCCATGATGCTCGGGCAGATCGATGTGGGTCCGGTCAAGCGGAACATCGTCTATGAGCAACCCGAAAAGCCCGATGTGAACGCCCTTTCCTGGGAACTGGACCGGTTTCTGAAGGCAGCCGCCACAGGTACCGAACCGCCTGTCACCGGCGAAGATGGCTACCGGGCGCTTGAAGTCGCCCAGATGATTATCAGGGAAATTCAGACCAATCTGAAAAAAATCGCGGTGGTCTGA
- a CDS encoding sigma-70 family RNA polymerase sigma factor: MLTLTSEQLEKAIRRDPETITLIVRKTSGPLYNIIYQLVKNREDAEDALQETYIRMMNNLAGFRGDSQITTWLYRIATNTALEKIRRNQSKNGHQDFNDEEFQEVTITNRHALDQFNPEDAMLSQEFRDVLNRYLQELPEKTRLVFILRDQENLSLEEVVAVTGDSEWSVKGRLKRARSFLREKLAAYMTEGAVRYDS, from the coding sequence ATGCTGACCCTCACCAGTGAACAACTGGAAAAGGCCATCCGGCGCGATCCGGAAACCATTACCCTGATCGTCAGAAAAACGTCGGGGCCGCTGTATAACATCATTTATCAACTGGTGAAAAACCGGGAAGATGCCGAAGACGCTTTACAGGAAACCTACATCAGAATGATGAACAATCTGGCCGGATTCCGGGGCGATTCCCAGATCACCACCTGGCTGTACCGGATAGCCACCAACACCGCTCTGGAAAAAATCAGACGGAATCAGTCGAAGAACGGGCATCAGGATTTCAATGATGAAGAGTTTCAGGAAGTGACCATTACCAACCGGCATGCTTTGGATCAGTTTAACCCGGAAGATGCCATGCTCAGCCAGGAATTCCGCGACGTGCTGAACCGGTACCTGCAGGAATTGCCCGAGAAAACAAGACTGGTGTTTATCCTGCGTGATCAGGAGAACCTGTCGCTCGAGGAAGTAGTGGCGGTTACCGGTGATTCGGAATGGTCGGTGAAGGGAAGATTAAAACGGGCCCGGTCTTTTCTGCGTGAAAAACTGGCCGCTTATATGACAGAAGGAGCCGTGCGTTATGACTCATGA
- a CDS encoding N-acetylmuramoyl-L-alanine amidase, with product MPRSVLLPGLLFLALTTSLMAGPVEIKWIQRSGTQTLRLPGHTQPDEAWIGTKELANSLNLRTYYNPSTRVLQIYFSRHQLKIESGNPWLVLESLTGGTPPVVIQCPGLLSPADGVYQIPLTVWTAILSRTIEGYVEQTGTSQLLIRERMFDLNSLLIEEKTNGTLVRIPLLKPLADFENRTDESGMNYLTLVDIQADVDAINKTQPTGLVRSVQARPLPNGSLQLMVKVNPQEVTGVDIEYNRKEAELLMSVRKRADSTRLEPMVQAVPVNNDPHLRERWALDVIVLDAGHGGKDPGAIGKKGTREKDVTLGVVKKLGARLKKEFPDIKVVYTRDDDFFVSLSRRGKIANEAKGKLFVSVHCNSNKKRSVDGVETYFLGLHKTDDAMEVASRENNVIFEEENYEEDYKNFTEENLILLSMAQSAFLEQSEKIAMKVTRNIASMAKRDNRGVKQAGFMVLWTPSMPSILVETGYLSNANEEKFLASKDGQQKIADAIFESIRQYKEDYEKSLGYSDARAQE from the coding sequence ATGCCCCGAAGTGTCCTCCTTCCCGGGCTTCTCTTCCTGGCACTGACCACCTCCCTGATGGCCGGTCCCGTGGAAATCAAGTGGATTCAGCGATCGGGTACCCAAACGCTGCGTCTGCCCGGTCATACCCAACCCGACGAAGCATGGATTGGTACCAAGGAATTGGCCAATTCGCTTAATCTGCGCACCTATTACAACCCATCCACCCGGGTGCTTCAGATCTATTTTTCCCGGCATCAGCTGAAAATTGAGTCCGGAAATCCCTGGCTTGTCCTCGAATCGCTCACCGGCGGCACTCCCCCGGTGGTCATTCAGTGTCCCGGACTGCTATCCCCTGCCGATGGCGTTTACCAGATACCGCTCACCGTCTGGACGGCCATTCTTTCCCGTACCATCGAAGGCTATGTGGAGCAAACCGGTACCAGTCAATTGCTCATCCGGGAACGGATGTTCGATCTCAACAGTCTGCTCATCGAGGAAAAGACCAACGGAACGCTGGTCCGGATTCCCCTGCTGAAACCACTCGCTGATTTCGAGAACCGCACCGATGAGTCGGGAATGAACTACCTCACGCTGGTGGATATTCAGGCCGATGTGGATGCCATCAACAAGACCCAGCCCACCGGATTGGTGCGGTCGGTTCAGGCACGTCCCCTGCCAAACGGATCGCTGCAACTCATGGTGAAGGTGAATCCGCAGGAAGTAACCGGGGTGGATATTGAATACAACCGCAAGGAGGCAGAACTGCTTATGTCGGTTCGGAAGCGGGCCGATTCAACCCGTCTGGAACCCATGGTTCAGGCCGTTCCGGTAAACAACGATCCGCATTTACGGGAACGCTGGGCGCTTGATGTGATCGTTCTCGATGCCGGTCATGGCGGCAAGGATCCCGGTGCCATTGGCAAAAAGGGTACCCGGGAGAAGGATGTGACCCTGGGTGTGGTGAAGAAACTCGGTGCCCGCCTGAAAAAGGAGTTTCCAGATATCAAGGTGGTATACACCCGCGATGATGACTTTTTCGTCTCCCTCTCCCGCCGGGGAAAAATCGCCAATGAAGCCAAGGGAAAACTCTTCGTTTCCGTTCACTGCAATTCGAACAAGAAGCGGTCGGTCGATGGCGTTGAAACCTATTTCCTCGGTCTGCACAAAACCGACGATGCCATGGAAGTGGCCAGTCGTGAAAACAACGTGATTTTCGAAGAGGAAAATTACGAGGAAGACTATAAAAACTTCACCGAGGAAAACCTGATCCTGCTTTCCATGGCCCAATCGGCCTTTCTGGAGCAGTCCGAAAAGATTGCCATGAAGGTCACCCGCAACATTGCCTCCATGGCCAAGCGTGACAACCGCGGCGTGAAGCAGGCCGGATTCATGGTTTTATGGACACCCAGCATGCCGAGTATTCTGGTAGAAACCGGCTACCTGTCCAACGCCAATGAAGAGAAGTTTCTTGCCTCGAAGGATGGTCAGCAGAAGATTGCCGATGCCATTTTTGAATCGATCAGACAGTACAAAGAAGACTACGAAAAATCCCTGGGATATTCCGATGCCCGGGCACAGGAGTAA
- a CDS encoding TerC family protein: protein MAFEYIWTIFILIILEGLLSADNALVLAVLVKHLPKEQQKKALTYGIWGAFFFRFVAILLASWLIMVWQAQAVGAVYLLYIALSHLLKPSHTDELNKKPSVTKSFWGTVVSVEIADIAFSIDSILAAVALVYSLPPTDWAPIGGMDGGRFLVVVTGGILGIVTMRFVAGYFIGLMQRFPGLEQGAYLIVGWIGLKLAIITLCHPSLSILPEALPAHWVYKTIFWSVLLGLFVGSMFWKPKEAKA, encoded by the coding sequence ATGGCTTTCGAATATATCTGGACCATATTCATTCTCATCATTCTGGAAGGACTTCTTTCAGCGGACAATGCGCTGGTTCTGGCGGTTCTGGTCAAGCACTTACCCAAAGAACAACAGAAGAAAGCCTTAACCTACGGGATCTGGGGTGCCTTTTTCTTCCGGTTTGTGGCCATTTTACTGGCCTCCTGGCTGATCATGGTCTGGCAGGCACAAGCCGTCGGGGCCGTCTATCTGCTTTACATAGCGCTCAGCCACCTGTTGAAACCTTCCCACACCGATGAATTGAATAAGAAGCCCAGCGTGACCAAATCGTTCTGGGGAACGGTGGTCTCGGTGGAAATCGCCGACATCGCTTTTTCTATCGACTCCATTCTGGCGGCTGTGGCGCTGGTCTATTCGCTTCCGCCCACCGATTGGGCACCCATCGGCGGCATGGATGGGGGTCGTTTCCTCGTGGTGGTGACTGGCGGAATTCTGGGCATTGTAACCATGCGGTTTGTGGCGGGATATTTCATTGGCCTGATGCAACGCTTCCCCGGATTGGAACAGGGAGCCTATCTGATTGTGGGCTGGATCGGACTTAAACTGGCCATTATCACCTTGTGCCATCCATCCCTCTCGATATTACCTGAAGCCCTTCCTGCACACTGGGTTTACAAGACCATTTTCTGGTCGGTTCTGCTTGGTTTGTTTGTGGGCTCGATGTTCTGGAAACCAAAGGAAGCAAAAGCCTGA
- a CDS encoding glycosyltransferase family 9 protein has product MSSDPRQILLIRLSSLGDVLLTTPAIASLKARFPDASIHFLTRKPSEALIRHHPAIDRIWIYEENETARRQQVQSLKAIGFDVVVDWQVSLRSREFRSVAPRRLTFRKHLVKRFLHVRLGTPLHIDPVPVRYLKTLAPLGVTDSGDGLRVDRPRLLSDRMERVFTDWKGTGRGPVFFIAAGARHFTKRYPVEYTIRLMTMLLELQPFARFILLGGADEMDQAFIIKKAFPDNQLVWNAVGGFSIPESLALMSHCQAGFSNDSFLMHAATACRIPVVAFFGSTTLSLGFGPFRSPALVIEDPSVSCRPCSHIGRHACPKGHFRCMMNLEPETAFPAIYDFLLGHLNAGKQA; this is encoded by the coding sequence ATGAGTTCCGACCCCAGACAGATTCTGCTGATACGGTTATCATCGCTGGGTGATGTGTTGCTCACCACGCCGGCCATTGCTTCGCTGAAAGCCCGCTTTCCCGATGCCTCCATCCACTTTCTCACCCGCAAGCCTTCAGAAGCTCTGATCCGCCACCATCCGGCCATTGACCGCATCTGGATTTACGAGGAAAACGAAACCGCCCGGCGCCAGCAGGTGCAGTCCCTGAAAGCCATCGGATTCGATGTGGTGGTCGACTGGCAGGTGAGTTTGCGAAGCCGTGAATTCCGGTCGGTGGCCCCCCGGCGGCTCACCTTCAGAAAACATCTGGTGAAACGATTTCTCCACGTGCGGTTGGGAACGCCTCTGCACATCGATCCGGTCCCGGTGCGGTACCTGAAGACTCTGGCGCCGTTGGGCGTGACCGACTCGGGGGATGGACTTCGTGTGGACCGGCCCCGTCTGCTGAGCGACCGGATGGAACGGGTCTTTACGGATTGGAAGGGAACGGGCAGAGGTCCGGTGTTTTTTATCGCAGCGGGTGCCCGGCATTTCACCAAACGCTATCCGGTCGAGTACACCATCCGCCTCATGACCATGCTGCTCGAACTGCAGCCCTTTGCGCGGTTCATCCTGCTGGGCGGCGCCGATGAGATGGATCAGGCGTTTATCATCAAAAAAGCCTTTCCCGATAATCAATTGGTCTGGAATGCCGTTGGCGGATTTTCCATCCCCGAATCGCTGGCGCTCATGAGTCACTGTCAGGCCGGATTTTCCAACGATTCCTTCCTGATGCATGCTGCCACAGCCTGCCGGATTCCCGTGGTGGCCTTTTTCGGCTCAACCACGCTTTCGCTCGGATTTGGTCCGTTCCGTTCACCCGCACTGGTGATTGAAGACCCGTCGGTTTCCTGCCGTCCCTGCAGTCACATCGGCCGTCATGCCTGTCCGAAGGGACATTTCAGGTGCATGATGAATCTGGAACCCGAAACCGCGTTTCCCGCCATCTATGACTTTCTGCTCGGGCATCTGAACGCAGGGAAGCAAGCATGA
- a CDS encoding YajQ family cyclic di-GMP-binding protein: MAASNSFDIVSVLDFQEMDNAVNQTMKEVQTRYDLKDSKTEIDFNKKDKKLTIHTADEFKLTSVVDILQSRMIKRGISIKSMVPGKVETASLGTARQSFGLISGLDKEQAKEVTKVIKDSGVKVQAQIMDDLVRVTGKNKDDLQAVIKLLKEKDLAFPLQFTNYR, encoded by the coding sequence ATGGCCGCTTCCAACTCGTTCGACATCGTATCGGTTCTGGATTTTCAGGAAATGGATAATGCCGTCAATCAGACCATGAAAGAGGTCCAGACACGGTATGACCTGAAGGATTCGAAAACGGAAATCGATTTCAACAAGAAGGATAAAAAGCTGACGATCCATACGGCTGATGAGTTTAAACTGACCAGCGTGGTCGATATTCTTCAGTCCCGCATGATCAAACGCGGCATTTCCATTAAGTCCATGGTTCCCGGAAAAGTGGAAACCGCCAGTCTTGGCACCGCCCGTCAGAGTTTCGGACTTATTTCCGGACTGGATAAGGAACAAGCCAAGGAAGTCACAAAAGTGATCAAGGATTCCGGCGTGAAAGTTCAGGCTCAGATCATGGATGATCTGGTTCGTGTCACCGGAAAAAACAAAGACGACCTGCAGGCCGTCATTAAGCTCCTGAAGGAAAAGGACCTTGCCTTTCCTCTTCAGTTTACCAATTACCGTTAA
- the pdxH gene encoding pyridoxamine 5'-phosphate oxidase, whose translation MDQDQLAALRQSYTKADLSESSIRPDPTDQFDDWFQQALSAGIPEPNAMTLATATADGFPSARIVLLKSFDRKGYVFYTNYTSRKAEELAGNPRAALLFFWPELERQVRIEGRVEKVTTAESVKYFLSRPYGSQIGAWVSPQSSVITTRSLLEQKWDDMKRKFQEGKVPLPDFWGGYRVIPSSVEFWQGRPNRLHDRLRFRQSDGQWFLERLAP comes from the coding sequence ATGGATCAGGACCAGCTGGCGGCCCTGCGCCAATCGTACACGAAGGCTGACCTGTCCGAATCCTCCATCAGACCGGATCCCACTGATCAGTTTGATGACTGGTTTCAGCAGGCACTGTCGGCCGGAATCCCCGAACCCAATGCCATGACGCTGGCCACTGCCACTGCAGACGGCTTCCCTTCCGCACGAATTGTCCTTCTGAAAAGCTTCGACCGGAAGGGTTATGTGTTCTACACCAATTACACCAGCCGGAAGGCGGAAGAACTGGCCGGGAATCCGCGTGCAGCGCTGCTCTTTTTCTGGCCGGAGCTGGAACGTCAGGTGCGTATTGAAGGACGGGTTGAAAAGGTCACCACCGCCGAATCGGTAAAGTATTTTCTCTCGCGGCCGTACGGCAGTCAGATTGGGGCCTGGGTTTCGCCTCAAAGCTCGGTGATCACCACCCGGTCTTTGCTTGAACAGAAATGGGATGACATGAAGCGGAAGTTTCAGGAAGGGAAAGTTCCCTTACCCGATTTCTGGGGCGGATACCGGGTCATTCCCTCGTCAGTGGAATTCTGGCAGGGACGTCCGAACCGGCTTCACGACCGGCTGCGGTTCCGTCAGTCAGACGGTCAGTGGTTTCTCGAGCGACTGGCACCTTAA
- the add gene encoding adenosine deaminase, translating into MKHPPLPGWFGRIPKAELHLHLEGAIPHDFLIQLAERNGADVNSLLAGFTYENFTAFIRQWMRVIGQFRQPQDFSELVVRVADQQAAQGIRYTEAFFSPFDYTDGRFSAETVTEAILDGARTVNREGKTTIRLLADIVRNHGGESAVTRVDRLLPLMGEDLIGIGLGGSEAGFPEEGFAAAFQRARSAGCRVVAHAGETAGADRVEKAIRLLGAERIGHGIHSIQDPGVLSLLSARNIPLEICITSNHQTGAWPAGEPHPVHRLLAAGVPLTLNTDDPAFFGTTLADEARLFLQTGGSESDLKILMLNGWRYSFLPETEKQTWLGLVKEGMS; encoded by the coding sequence TTGAAGCACCCCCCTTTACCCGGCTGGTTCGGCCGGATTCCCAAGGCTGAACTGCATCTGCATCTGGAAGGTGCCATTCCGCATGATTTCCTGATTCAACTCGCTGAGCGGAATGGAGCCGATGTGAACAGTCTGCTGGCCGGTTTCACCTACGAGAATTTTACCGCCTTTATCCGCCAATGGATGCGGGTGATCGGGCAGTTCCGGCAACCGCAGGATTTTTCGGAACTGGTGGTCCGGGTGGCTGACCAGCAGGCCGCCCAGGGAATCCGGTACACAGAAGCCTTTTTTTCTCCGTTCGATTATACAGATGGTCGTTTTTCGGCCGAAACAGTGACGGAAGCCATCCTCGATGGGGCCCGGACCGTTAACCGTGAAGGAAAAACAACCATCCGGCTGCTGGCAGATATCGTGCGCAATCATGGTGGGGAGTCGGCGGTTACCCGTGTGGATCGGTTGCTTCCGTTGATGGGGGAAGACCTGATCGGAATCGGACTCGGGGGATCAGAAGCAGGCTTTCCGGAAGAAGGATTTGCGGCGGCTTTTCAGCGGGCCCGGTCAGCCGGATGCCGGGTGGTGGCCCATGCCGGTGAAACAGCCGGCGCCGATCGGGTGGAAAAAGCCATCCGCCTGCTGGGTGCCGAACGGATCGGTCATGGCATCCATTCTATTCAGGATCCCGGGGTGCTGTCTCTGCTTTCTGCCCGGAACATTCCGCTCGAAATCTGCATCACCAGCAACCATCAGACCGGTGCATGGCCCGCTGGCGAGCCGCATCCGGTTCACCGGTTATTGGCCGCAGGTGTGCCGCTGACATTAAACACCGATGATCCGGCCTTTTTCGGGACAACACTCGCCGATGAAGCCCGGTTGTTTCTTCAGACGGGAGGTTCGGAATCCGACCTGAAAATCCTGATGCTGAATGGGTGGCGGTACTCGTTCCTTCCGGAAACCGAAAAGCAGACGTGGCTCGGGTTGGTGAAGGAAGGAATGAGCTGA
- a CDS encoding response regulator transcription factor, which yields MKILVVEDEVSVREFIERGLIEEGFDVTVVGDGPGGESLGRDPNFDCIVLDWRLPGITGLEVCKSLRNEGITTPIIMLTAMNSVENRVEGLDSGADDYLTKPFAFEELIARIRALTRRSSPGATTELLQFADLSMDLKRKAVTRNEKVLHLTAKEFMLLEYFMRNPERVLSRADIAQAVWNINFDTNTNFIDVYVTYLRQKLQLTPDLPQLIHTVRGMGYVLRTEE from the coding sequence ATGAAAATTCTGGTTGTTGAAGATGAAGTATCCGTCCGGGAATTTATCGAACGCGGACTGATCGAGGAAGGTTTTGATGTCACCGTGGTGGGCGACGGACCGGGAGGAGAATCGCTGGGCCGCGATCCGAATTTTGATTGCATCGTTCTCGACTGGCGGTTACCGGGCATTACCGGTCTCGAGGTTTGTAAATCGCTCAGAAATGAGGGCATCACCACCCCCATCATCATGCTGACGGCCATGAACTCGGTGGAAAACCGGGTTGAAGGTCTCGATTCGGGCGCCGATGACTATCTCACCAAACCATTTGCCTTCGAAGAACTCATTGCCCGAATCCGGGCACTCACCCGCCGCTCATCGCCGGGTGCCACCACTGAACTGCTTCAATTTGCCGATCTTTCCATGGATCTGAAACGCAAAGCCGTCACCCGGAACGAGAAAGTGCTTCATCTGACGGCGAAGGAATTCATGCTGCTCGAGTATTTCATGCGGAATCCCGAGCGGGTGCTTTCCCGGGCCGATATTGCACAGGCCGTCTGGAATATCAATTTCGATACCAACACCAACTTTATTGATGTGTACGTGACGTATCTGCGCCAGAAACTGCAACTGACACCCGACCTTCCGCAACTGATTCATACGGTACGCGGCATGGGTTACGTTCTCAGGACCGAGGAGTAA
- a CDS encoding T9SS type A sorting domain-containing protein, whose product IYRNELDQSNGDANWIQIWLEGTTSARTPIGAQIILVNTDTTGGFWWRQAREYRNDPFKGYMEHFGLRHRTVVDSIIVLWPSGMRDTLLNVPANQRLVIREGDTYTGINDYSRPETYTLGQNYPNPFNPQTTIAYSIGQPGIYELSVYNLMGQRIRILENRYHPAGRYSVTFHAEGLASGMYFYRLSSETASQTRLVK is encoded by the coding sequence ATCTATCGCAATGAATTAGATCAATCCAATGGAGATGCAAATTGGATACAGATCTGGCTTGAAGGAACCACCAGTGCCCGGACACCCATCGGCGCCCAGATTATTCTGGTAAATACTGATACTACCGGCGGATTCTGGTGGCGACAAGCAAGGGAATACAGAAATGATCCTTTTAAGGGCTATATGGAACATTTTGGATTGCGTCACCGAACGGTCGTTGATTCGATTATCGTTCTATGGCCTTCAGGTATGCGGGATACCCTGCTGAACGTTCCTGCCAATCAGCGATTGGTCATCCGGGAAGGCGATACCTACACAGGAATCAACGATTATTCCAGGCCAGAAACCTATACACTGGGGCAGAATTATCCCAATCCATTCAACCCGCAAACCACCATTGCCTATTCCATCGGTCAACCAGGTATCTATGAGCTGTCTGTCTATAACCTGATGGGGCAGAGGATCAGGATTCTTGAGAATCGGTATCATCCGGCTGGACGGTATTCGGTAACTTTTCACGCAGAAGGTCTGGCCAGTGGTATGTATTTCTACCGGCTTTCATCTGAAACAGCTTCACAAACCAGACTGGTGAAGTGA